From a single Lactococcus carnosus genomic region:
- the tig gene encoding trigger factor, producing the protein MTASFEKTGVNNGTLTFTIEQDLIAKGLDAAFNKVKKNLNVPGFRKGKVSRTIFNKMYGEASLYEEALNAVLPESYDAAVAEAGIDPVAQPKIDIKSMNEGEAWEITADVVVKPEVKLGDYKNLEVSVTVDKDVTDADVDAKIEAAQKNLAELVIKADAAENGDTVVIDFEGKVDGVAFDGGTAENHSLELGSASFIPGYEEQLVGHKAGETIEVKVTFPEDYQAEDLAGKDAVFVTTIHEVKAKEVPEIDDELAKDIDEEVETLAELKAKYKTQLTEEKETQYTDAVETAAIETAVANAEIVELPGEMVHDEVHRAMNEFLGNMQQQGISADMYYQLTGTSEEQLHTQFEGDADKRVRTNLVIEAVAAAENFVTTQDEIDTEISELSETYNMPKEEVMKLLPTDMLKHDIAAKKAVEVITSTVVVK; encoded by the coding sequence ATGACTGCAAGTTTTGAAAAAACTGGTGTAAATAACGGGACCTTAACTTTTACAATCGAGCAAGATCTCATTGCAAAAGGTCTTGATGCAGCTTTCAATAAAGTTAAAAAGAACCTAAATGTACCTGGTTTCCGTAAAGGTAAAGTATCACGTACAATTTTTAACAAAATGTACGGTGAAGCATCACTTTATGAAGAAGCATTAAATGCTGTTTTACCTGAAAGCTATGACGCAGCTGTAGCTGAAGCTGGTATTGATCCAGTTGCGCAACCTAAAATTGATATTAAATCAATGAATGAAGGTGAAGCATGGGAAATTACAGCTGATGTTGTTGTAAAACCTGAAGTTAAACTTGGTGACTATAAAAACCTTGAAGTTTCTGTAACTGTTGACAAAGATGTGACTGATGCTGATGTTGATGCGAAAATTGAAGCAGCACAAAAAAATCTTGCTGAATTAGTTATCAAAGCAGATGCTGCTGAAAATGGTGATACTGTTGTCATCGATTTCGAAGGTAAAGTTGACGGTGTTGCGTTTGATGGCGGCACTGCAGAGAACCATAGCCTAGAACTTGGTTCTGCATCATTTATTCCTGGTTATGAAGAGCAATTAGTTGGTCATAAAGCTGGCGAAACTATCGAAGTGAAAGTAACTTTCCCTGAAGATTACCAAGCTGAAGATTTAGCTGGTAAAGATGCTGTCTTTGTCACAACGATTCATGAAGTTAAAGCTAAAGAAGTGCCTGAAATTGATGATGAATTAGCTAAAGATATCGACGAAGAAGTTGAAACATTAGCTGAACTTAAAGCAAAATATAAAACACAATTAACTGAAGAAAAAGAAACACAGTATACAGATGCTGTTGAGACAGCTGCGATTGAAACAGCTGTTGCAAATGCAGAAATCGTTGAGTTGCCAGGTGAAATGGTTCATGATGAAGTACACCGTGCCATGAATGAATTCCTTGGTAATATGCAACAACAAGGTATCTCTGCTGATATGTACTACCAATTAACAGGGACATCTGAAGAACAACTTCATACACAATTTGAAGGTGATGCTGACAAACGTGTTCGTACAAACCTAGTGATCGAAGCTGTAGCAGCTGCTGAAAACTTTGTGACAACACAAGACGAAATTGATACTGAAATTTCTGAGTTATCTGAAACATATAACATGCCTAAAGAAGAAGTGATGAAGCTTTTACCAACTGACATGCTTAAACATGATATTGCAGCTAAAAAAGCTGTAGAAGTAATCACTTCTACAGTAGTTGTAAAATAA
- the proC gene encoding pyrroline-5-carboxylate reductase yields the protein MIAIGFIGAGKMASAIINGLDKDTFSIQISGRTLDTTQKTAHMLGIKAAASHTELIQSSDIVVLAVKPHIIPEILRAHQINKPILSIAAGMTLSDLASLTTSKQPLIRVMPNINATIQKSTTGITRNANVSDDTFATVTAIFESIGSVHELAEKDFGTFTALAGSSPAYIYMFIDAMSRAGVLHGMPKDVSTKIVAETVLASAQMLLSSDLNPWTLVDNVSSPGGTTVAGVVSLEQNNFVATVIDAITATVDKNKAMSK from the coding sequence ATGATTGCTATTGGTTTTATTGGCGCAGGAAAAATGGCATCAGCCATCATCAACGGTTTGGACAAAGATACATTCAGCATTCAAATATCAGGACGCACCCTTGATACGACACAAAAAACTGCTCACATGTTAGGCATCAAAGCAGCAGCTAGCCATACTGAGCTGATTCAGAGCTCAGATATTGTTGTGCTTGCTGTTAAACCACATATCATACCAGAAATATTACGCGCGCATCAGATAAATAAACCGATTTTGTCCATCGCAGCAGGTATGACCCTGTCTGATTTGGCTTCACTAACCACTAGCAAACAACCGTTGATCAGAGTCATGCCAAACATTAACGCGACGATTCAGAAATCAACGACAGGCATCACAAGAAATGCCAACGTTTCGGATGACACTTTTGCTACTGTAACCGCTATTTTTGAAAGTATCGGTAGTGTACATGAACTTGCCGAGAAAGATTTTGGTACTTTTACTGCCCTAGCCGGTAGCTCTCCTGCCTACATCTATATGTTTATAGATGCCATGAGTCGTGCTGGTGTCTTACATGGTATGCCAAAAGATGTGAGCACTAAGATTGTAGCTGAAACAGTCCTTGCAAGTGCTCAAATGTTACTCTCTTCTGATCTCAACCCATGGACCTTGGTTGATAATGTCTCAAGCCCAGGTGGGACAACCGTCGCTGGTGTCGTAAGTTTGGAGCAAAACAACTTTGTCGCAACAGTGATCGATGCCATCACAGCAACAGTTGATAAAAACAAAGCAATGTCTAAGTAA
- a CDS encoding NUDIX hydrolase, which yields MNFEDFEEKTVTREDIFKGQVIDVKYDTVTLPGKTETAKRELVFHNGGVAVLAITDEQKLILVRQFRKALEKVIYEIPAGKLEQGENSDPQAAMVRELEEETGMAAATIVKISEFYTAPGFCNEVLHLYKAQNLTKVDNPRPQDADETIELHEVTLVEAKAMIKSGEIADAKTLIAIQYWELETHA from the coding sequence ATGAATTTTGAAGACTTTGAAGAAAAAACAGTAACTCGAGAAGATATCTTTAAAGGACAGGTGATCGATGTCAAATATGACACAGTGACACTTCCAGGAAAAACAGAAACTGCAAAACGCGAGCTCGTCTTTCATAATGGTGGTGTTGCTGTACTTGCCATTACTGACGAACAGAAGCTGATTCTTGTTAGACAATTTCGAAAGGCACTTGAAAAAGTAATCTACGAAATTCCAGCTGGCAAGCTTGAACAGGGTGAAAATAGTGACCCACAAGCTGCAATGGTCCGTGAACTTGAAGAAGAGACTGGTATGGCGGCAGCAACGATCGTTAAAATTAGTGAGTTTTACACAGCACCAGGATTTTGTAACGAAGTATTACACCTGTATAAAGCACAAAATCTAACTAAGGTTGATAATCCGCGCCCACAAGATGCTGATGAAACGATTGAACTGCACGAGGTGACACTTGTTGAGGCAAAAGCCATGATAAAATCTGGTGAGATTGCGGATGCCAAAACACTCATTGCCATTCAATATTGGGAGCTTGAGACACATGCCTAG
- a CDS encoding nicotinate phosphoribosyltransferase, with product MTMTDNLVLHTDLYQLNMMQVYFEKGISERHAVFEVYFRDMPFKNGYAVFAGLERVIDYLKGLQFDKDDIAYLRELGYPESFLSYLSEMTFTCDVKSAKEGDLVFANEPIMQIEGPLAQCQLVETAILNIVNFQTLIATKAARIKSVIGDAPLLEFGTRRAQEMDAAIWGTRAAVIGGADATSNVRAGKLFGIPVSGTHAHSLVQAYGNDYDAFKAYATTHRDCVFLVDTYDTLKIGVPAAIKVAKEMGDQIHFQGVRIDSGDMAYISKKVREQLDDAGFTAAKIYASNDLDENTILNLKMQKAKIDVWGVGTKLITAYDQPALGAVYKIVSIETETGKMRDTIKLSSNAEKVSTPGKKQVWRIRSLDKNKSEGDYITFSDVDPNRLDEIVMFHPTYTYINKRLKNFTARPLLVPIFDKGQLIYNLPSLSEIKAYFNDKLDDLWDEYKRDLNPQDYPVDLAQEVWDHKMKLIDEVRKDVYK from the coding sequence ATGACGATGACAGATAATCTAGTATTGCATACAGATTTATACCAGCTGAATATGATGCAGGTCTATTTTGAGAAGGGGATTTCTGAGCGTCATGCCGTTTTTGAAGTTTATTTTCGGGATATGCCTTTCAAAAATGGCTATGCTGTTTTTGCAGGTCTCGAACGTGTCATTGATTACTTAAAAGGATTACAGTTTGATAAGGATGATATTGCTTACTTAAGGGAACTCGGTTATCCAGAATCCTTTTTAAGCTATTTATCAGAGATGACCTTTACTTGTGATGTTAAGTCAGCTAAAGAAGGCGACTTGGTATTTGCTAATGAACCAATCATGCAAATTGAAGGACCCTTGGCACAATGTCAGTTGGTCGAAACGGCAATTTTGAATATCGTTAATTTTCAAACGCTGATTGCGACCAAGGCTGCACGTATCAAATCAGTTATTGGCGATGCACCTTTACTGGAATTTGGGACAAGACGGGCGCAAGAAATGGATGCTGCGATTTGGGGAACACGGGCTGCTGTTATCGGTGGTGCAGATGCAACTTCAAACGTGAGAGCAGGCAAGCTATTTGGTATTCCTGTTTCGGGTACACATGCCCACTCTCTGGTGCAAGCCTATGGTAATGACTACGATGCCTTTAAAGCTTATGCGACAACGCATCGTGACTGTGTTTTCTTAGTGGATACTTATGATACCTTAAAAATTGGTGTCCCAGCGGCAATTAAAGTTGCTAAAGAAATGGGAGATCAGATACATTTTCAAGGGGTGCGTATTGACTCTGGAGATATGGCTTATATTTCCAAAAAAGTGAGAGAGCAACTGGACGATGCAGGATTTACTGCTGCTAAAATCTATGCGTCGAATGATCTAGATGAAAATACGATTCTGAATCTAAAAATGCAAAAAGCTAAGATAGATGTTTGGGGCGTTGGCACTAAACTGATCACAGCCTATGATCAACCTGCACTCGGTGCAGTTTATAAAATCGTATCAATTGAGACAGAGACAGGTAAGATGCGAGATACAATCAAGCTCTCTAGTAATGCCGAAAAAGTCTCAACACCTGGTAAAAAACAAGTTTGGCGTATTCGCAGTTTAGATAAGAACAAGTCAGAAGGGGACTATATCACATTTTCAGATGTTGACCCTAACCGATTAGATGAAATCGTGATGTTCCATCCGACCTATACTTATATTAATAAGCGCTTGAAAAATTTCACAGCAAGACCGCTTTTAGTTCCAATTTTTGACAAAGGACAACTGATTTATAACCTACCTAGTTTGTCAGAAATCAAAGCCTATTTCAATGACAAACTTGATGACCTATGGGATGAATATAAGCGTGATTTAAATCCTCAGGACTACCCTGTCGATTTGGCACAAGAGGTATGGGACCATAAAATGAAACTGATCGATGAAGTGAGAAAGGATGTTTACAAATGA
- a CDS encoding 3-oxoacyl-ACP reductase, giving the protein MENTPHTARRILVTGCSSGIGLAQADLFLKHGDTVYGIDKQDPIDLTHPNFHFFKVDLVTDLTTVFSRLPNTFDIICNTAGVLDDYKPLLEISDDAFNTIWQTNLGPVIKLTRQFLPQMIAQKSGIIINMCSIASFVAGGGGAAYTTAKHALAGFTRQLALDYARSGVQIFGIAPGAIQTAMTKKDFELDDGKMADWVANETPVGRWAAPSEVADLTFFLASGKASYMHGEILKIDGGWTLK; this is encoded by the coding sequence ATGGAAAACACACCACATACAGCCCGTCGCATTCTTGTTACGGGCTGTTCCTCAGGAATCGGCCTTGCCCAAGCTGATCTTTTTTTAAAGCATGGGGACACTGTATACGGGATTGACAAGCAAGATCCGATTGATCTCACTCACCCTAATTTTCATTTTTTCAAAGTTGATTTAGTCACTGACCTGACCACCGTCTTCTCCAGACTGCCAAATACCTTTGATATTATTTGCAATACGGCAGGCGTTTTAGATGACTACAAGCCTTTACTTGAGATATCAGATGACGCGTTCAACACGATTTGGCAGACAAATCTAGGTCCTGTTATTAAACTGACACGGCAGTTTCTACCACAGATGATCGCGCAAAAGTCTGGTATCATCATCAATATGTGTTCAATCGCTAGCTTCGTTGCTGGTGGCGGTGGTGCTGCCTACACGACTGCCAAACACGCATTAGCCGGGTTCACCAGACAGTTAGCACTAGACTATGCTAGATCTGGCGTTCAAATTTTTGGCATCGCACCTGGTGCTATCCAGACCGCAATGACCAAAAAAGATTTTGAATTAGATGACGGTAAAATGGCTGATTGGGTAGCTAACGAAACCCCTGTTGGTCGATGGGCAGCCCCATCAGAAGTTGCTGATTTGACCTTTTTCTTGGCATCTGGAAAAGCCAGTTATATGCACGGTGAAATTTTAAAAATCGATGGTGGTTGGACACTCAAATAA
- a CDS encoding inositol monophosphatase family protein, with product MTDNRLNIKLEFAKKVVKHAGAYIKAHMTDTLEISEKTHFDDLVTNLDREVQDMLITKIQELFPGDHILAEENNVRHDINDGNVWVIDPIDGTTNFIVQKDNFAVMLAYYESGIGKLGLILDVMKDTLYWGDGSTTYKNDAQISLSVAPLAQSLIGVSTYMYRTNAGGLLDLSHQSLGVRAIGSAGIEYTNILDGKIWGYFSNLSPWDYAAGAILIAPFGYVTVQLDGSPMSFEGRQMMMSIPKQQLEKLSRPIKN from the coding sequence GTGACCGACAATCGATTAAATATCAAGCTTGAGTTTGCAAAAAAAGTTGTCAAGCATGCAGGTGCTTATATTAAAGCACACATGACTGATACCTTAGAGATTTCGGAAAAAACACACTTTGATGATCTAGTAACAAATCTTGACCGTGAGGTGCAAGATATGCTCATTACCAAGATTCAGGAGTTATTTCCAGGTGATCATATTTTAGCTGAAGAAAATAATGTCAGACATGATATCAATGATGGCAACGTCTGGGTGATAGATCCAATCGATGGGACAACAAATTTTATCGTGCAAAAAGATAATTTTGCTGTCATGTTGGCCTATTATGAGTCTGGTATTGGTAAACTAGGGCTTATTTTGGATGTCATGAAAGATACACTTTATTGGGGAGATGGCAGCACAACCTATAAAAATGATGCGCAAATTAGCTTATCGGTAGCGCCATTAGCGCAAAGTTTGATAGGTGTCAGTACCTATATGTATCGGACAAATGCGGGTGGTTTGTTAGACTTGAGTCATCAATCATTAGGCGTTCGTGCGATTGGGAGTGCCGGTATAGAATATACCAACATTCTTGATGGTAAAATATGGGGTTATTTCAGTAATTTATCCCCTTGGGATTATGCGGCTGGTGCCATACTGATTGCTCCATTTGGCTATGTGACAGTCCAACTTGATGGTAGTCCAATGTCTTTTGAAGGCCGTCAGATGATGATGTCCATTCCAAAGCAACAATTAGAGAAGTTAAGTCGCCCTATCAAAAACTAA
- a CDS encoding 5'-methylthioadenosine/adenosylhomocysteine nucleosidase: MKLGIIAAMDEELKVLTQAIQEVTKASHHGFIFYTGTIGRHEVVLVKSGIGKVMSAVAVSLLAEVFKVDGIINTGSAGGVGPGLSVGDVVIADRLAYHDVDVTAFGYAFGQMAGQDLYYHSSKYFVSELKKADPNAKTGLVTSSDSFISSKARQLEIKSHFPDVLAVEMEGASIAQAATALGKPFVVVRSISDTADGQAATSFDEFIIHAGEKSARTLIKMLETMV; encoded by the coding sequence ATGAAATTAGGCATTATTGCAGCAATGGATGAAGAACTTAAAGTGCTAACACAAGCGATTCAAGAGGTGACAAAAGCTAGCCATCATGGCTTTATTTTCTATACAGGTACCATTGGCCGTCATGAGGTGGTCTTGGTGAAATCAGGTATTGGGAAGGTCATGAGTGCCGTTGCAGTGAGTCTGCTAGCTGAAGTGTTTAAGGTGGATGGTATTATTAATACGGGATCTGCCGGAGGGGTTGGCCCTGGCTTGAGCGTTGGTGATGTTGTGATCGCGGATAGACTTGCCTATCACGATGTTGATGTGACAGCATTTGGCTATGCGTTTGGTCAAATGGCTGGACAAGACCTCTATTATCATAGCAGTAAGTATTTTGTATCAGAACTGAAAAAAGCGGATCCGAATGCAAAGACGGGATTAGTTACCTCATCAGATTCATTTATTTCATCAAAAGCACGACAGTTGGAGATCAAGTCTCATTTTCCTGATGTCCTTGCTGTAGAGATGGAAGGTGCTTCTATTGCGCAAGCCGCAACAGCGCTTGGCAAACCCTTTGTTGTTGTGCGGAGTATTTCTGATACAGCAGATGGACAAGCCGCAACAAGCTTTGATGAGTTTATCATTCATGCTGGAGAAAAATCAGCGCGGACATTAATTAAGATGCTAGAAACGATGGTATGA
- a CDS encoding DUF2829 domain-containing protein, with the protein MNFEQILPILKSGGKAVRTTGWGGAENFVKLFHTITLETGETLDVTPYFLINVSGEGEGYSMWSPTPCDILANDWQIVA; encoded by the coding sequence ATGAATTTTGAACAGATATTACCAATTCTCAAAAGCGGCGGAAAAGCCGTTCGAACAACCGGTTGGGGTGGGGCTGAAAACTTCGTCAAACTCTTTCATACCATCACACTGGAAACAGGCGAAACCCTGGATGTGACGCCTTATTTCTTGATTAATGTATCAGGTGAAGGTGAAGGCTACTCTATGTGGAGTCCAACGCCATGTGATATTTTAGCAAATGACTGGCAAATTGTTGCCTAA
- the spx gene encoding transcriptional regulator Spx, whose protein sequence is MINLYLSPSCTSCRKARVWFNSYGVPFEEHNILTQPMTAEDLKSILAKTENGTEDIISTRSKVFQKLNVDVDELTMNQLISLISEHPSLLRRPIIVDEKRMQIGFNEDEIRAFLPRSYRQAELRDVMSSGA, encoded by the coding sequence ATGATCAATTTATACTTATCACCGAGTTGCACGTCTTGCCGCAAAGCACGCGTGTGGTTTAACAGCTACGGTGTCCCATTTGAAGAACATAATATTTTAACACAACCGATGACAGCAGAAGACTTAAAGTCAATTTTGGCTAAAACAGAAAATGGAACAGAGGATATTATCTCGACCAGAAGTAAGGTATTTCAAAAGTTAAATGTTGATGTCGATGAATTAACGATGAACCAGCTTATTTCTTTGATTTCAGAGCATCCAAGTTTACTACGTAGACCGATTATTGTTGACGAAAAAAGAATGCAAATCGGGTTTAATGAAGATGAAATTCGGGCATTTTTACCACGGTCATATAGACAAGCAGAATTACGTGATGTCATGAGCTCGGGAGCTTGA
- the murA gene encoding UDP-N-acetylglucosamine 1-carboxyvinyltransferase, translated as MDKIIINGGQTKLEGQVEIEGAKNAVLPLLAATILQSEGETVLCNVPILSDVYTMNAVIKHLNIPLTFDEAKKSVRTQAATDVAIEAPYEYVSQMRASIVVLGPILARNGHARVSMPGGCTIGSRPIDLHIRGLQAMGAEITQNGGFIEAKAAELHGAHFYMDFPSVGATQNIMMAATLAKGTMVLENAAREPEIVDLANLLNKMGADVKGAGTDTIVIKGVDKMHGTSHSVVQDRIEAGTFMVAAAITQGNVLILDAVREHNRPLLSKLSEMGVAIIQEEDGIRIIGPETLKPVTVKTLPHPGFPTDMQAQMTAAQAIAKGESVMIETVFENRFQHLEEMRRMGLSVDISRNTANIQGGSHFSGAEVRSTDLRASAALILLGMVAEGTTTVGNLKHLDRGYYKFHEKLASLGADIKRIHLEGQDDV; from the coding sequence ATGGATAAAATAATAATCAATGGTGGACAGACAAAACTTGAGGGTCAAGTCGAGATTGAAGGTGCTAAGAATGCAGTGTTACCGCTTCTAGCAGCAACAATATTACAATCTGAAGGAGAGACAGTACTCTGTAATGTCCCAATTCTTAGTGACGTTTATACGATGAATGCAGTGATTAAACACCTCAATATTCCATTAACTTTTGATGAAGCTAAAAAGAGTGTGCGCACACAAGCAGCGACAGATGTTGCTATTGAAGCACCTTATGAATATGTGAGTCAAATGCGGGCTTCTATTGTTGTACTCGGTCCAATTCTTGCACGGAATGGTCATGCACGTGTCTCTATGCCTGGTGGGTGTACAATTGGCTCACGGCCAATTGATTTGCACATACGTGGTTTACAAGCGATGGGAGCAGAAATCACACAAAATGGTGGCTTTATCGAAGCAAAAGCGGCTGAACTTCACGGTGCCCATTTTTACATGGATTTTCCATCTGTTGGGGCGACGCAAAATATTATGATGGCAGCGACATTGGCTAAAGGTACCATGGTATTAGAAAATGCAGCTCGGGAACCAGAAATCGTTGACTTAGCTAACCTGCTAAATAAAATGGGCGCCGATGTCAAGGGTGCTGGTACTGATACGATTGTCATCAAAGGTGTTGATAAGATGCATGGTACATCGCACAGTGTTGTTCAAGACAGAATCGAGGCAGGCACGTTTATGGTTGCAGCGGCAATCACCCAAGGTAATGTGCTGATTCTTGATGCTGTGCGTGAACATAATAGACCCTTGTTATCGAAGCTTTCTGAAATGGGTGTTGCGATCATTCAAGAAGAAGATGGTATCAGAATCATCGGTCCTGAAACGTTGAAGCCTGTGACTGTTAAAACCTTACCTCACCCTGGTTTTCCAACAGATATGCAAGCACAGATGACAGCTGCTCAAGCAATCGCTAAAGGTGAGTCTGTCATGATCGAAACCGTTTTCGAGAATCGTTTCCAGCATCTTGAAGAAATGCGTCGTATGGGCTTGTCTGTTGATATTTCAAGAAATACAGCCAATATTCAAGGTGGCAGTCATTTTTCGGGTGCAGAAGTGCGTTCAACCGACCTCCGTGCTAGTGCCGCTTTGATTCTCTTAGGTATGGTTGCAGAAGGTACCACAACTGTCGGGAATTTAAAGCATTTAGATCGTGGCTACTATAAATTTCATGAGAAATTAGCCAGCTTAGGGGCAGATATTAAACGCATTCATTTGGAAGGGCAAGACGATGTTTAA
- a CDS encoding UPF0223 family protein, with amino-acid sequence MADNYQYPLDLRWTSQELGQVVTFFNQVEAFYETGVSRSALLAAYRVFKEVVPSKMQEKQMDRDFEKASGYSTYRALQEAKTSDRQSIKYQA; translated from the coding sequence ATGGCAGATAATTATCAATACCCACTAGACTTAAGGTGGACAAGCCAAGAACTAGGACAGGTTGTCACGTTTTTTAATCAGGTTGAAGCATTCTATGAGACTGGTGTGTCTCGCTCGGCTCTATTAGCTGCTTATCGTGTATTTAAAGAAGTAGTCCCTTCAAAAATGCAAGAGAAACAAATGGACCGTGACTTTGAAAAAGCATCAGGATACTCGACTTATAGAGCCCTACAGGAGGCTAAAACTAGTGACCGACAATCGATTAAATATCAAGCTTGA
- the macP gene encoding cell wall synthase accessory phosphoprotein MacP, with translation MPRPLLTDDIIKEAKRNKKRLEQELLQAKQDDTQLIKKFASEKTKLEKNQIYKSRRIESQKREERGKKITRSIIILAILLIVVMIIVFKF, from the coding sequence ATGCCTAGACCATTACTGACAGATGATATCATCAAAGAAGCCAAACGAAACAAAAAGCGACTTGAGCAAGAATTGCTCCAGGCTAAACAAGATGATACGCAGTTAATCAAAAAATTTGCATCTGAAAAAACAAAGCTGGAAAAAAACCAGATTTATAAGAGCCGCCGAATAGAATCTCAAAAAAGAGAAGAACGTGGTAAGAAAATTACGCGTTCCATCATCATTTTGGCGATTTTATTAATTGTTGTGATGATTATCGTCTTTAAGTTCTAA
- the glmU gene encoding bifunctional UDP-N-acetylglucosamine diphosphorylase/glucosamine-1-phosphate N-acetyltransferase GlmU: MNQYAIILAAGKGTRMKSDLPKVLHQVTGKPMVNHVLSATRAINPEKTIVIVGHGATEVLGVLPEYIGYVKQEEQLGTGHAVKIAESLLKDLKGTTLVIAGDTPLIRPESLVDLFEYHQSENATATILTAIAEDPTGYGRIIREDGHVAKIVEQKDANDFEKSVQEINTGTYVFDNQALFDALSNITTDNAQGEYYLTDVIEILKRNDEKVGAFVLDDFEESIGVNDRIALSQAEKIMRHRINQQHMVNGVTLIDPETTYIDSDVEIGYDTIIEPNVVITGKTVIGRDVKITSGSRIEDATLAHHTEIRNSTVEYSVLKEGANVGPYAHLRPSTVLHEDVHVGNFVEVKASSLGVGTKAGHLTYIGNATVGDGVNFGAGTITVNYDGKNKFNTEIEDYAFIGSNSTLIAPLSIGKNAITTAGSVITTDVLQDDVAFGRARQTNKSGRAKNLPSYHED, translated from the coding sequence ATGAATCAATACGCAATTATTTTAGCAGCTGGTAAAGGGACCCGTATGAAGTCTGATTTGCCAAAAGTTTTACATCAGGTAACTGGTAAACCGATGGTCAACCATGTTCTATCAGCTACTCGTGCCATTAATCCAGAAAAAACGATTGTGATTGTTGGACATGGTGCAACTGAAGTTCTAGGTGTGCTACCTGAGTATATCGGTTATGTTAAGCAAGAAGAACAGCTAGGAACCGGTCATGCGGTTAAAATTGCTGAATCATTACTTAAAGACCTTAAGGGGACAACGCTTGTCATCGCAGGAGATACACCTTTAATCAGACCTGAGAGCTTGGTTGACTTATTTGAGTACCATCAGTCGGAAAATGCGACAGCAACGATACTCACAGCAATCGCTGAAGATCCGACAGGCTATGGCCGTATTATTCGTGAAGATGGTCATGTTGCTAAAATTGTCGAGCAAAAAGATGCTAATGATTTCGAGAAGTCAGTTCAAGAAATTAATACAGGCACTTATGTTTTTGATAATCAAGCCTTATTTGATGCCTTATCCAATATCACAACAGATAATGCTCAGGGTGAGTATTACTTGACGGATGTCATTGAAATTTTGAAGCGTAATGATGAAAAAGTCGGTGCTTTTGTCTTAGATGACTTTGAAGAGTCGATTGGTGTTAATGATAGAATTGCTTTATCGCAAGCAGAAAAAATTATGCGTCACCGGATTAACCAGCAACATATGGTCAACGGTGTGACCTTGATTGATCCTGAAACGACATACATTGATTCTGATGTTGAGATTGGTTATGATACGATCATCGAACCAAATGTTGTGATTACAGGTAAAACTGTGATTGGCCGAGACGTCAAAATCACATCAGGCAGTCGTATTGAGGATGCAACACTTGCACATCATACAGAAATTCGCAACTCAACCGTTGAATACTCAGTGCTGAAAGAAGGGGCAAATGTTGGCCCTTATGCCCATCTGAGACCAAGTACTGTCCTTCATGAAGATGTCCATGTTGGTAATTTCGTAGAAGTAAAAGCTTCATCGTTAGGCGTGGGGACAAAAGCAGGTCACTTAACCTATATCGGCAATGCAACTGTGGGAGACGGTGTTAATTTTGGTGCTGGCACGATTACAGTTAATTATGATGGCAAGAATAAATTTAATACTGAGATTGAAGATTATGCCTTCATCGGTAGTAACTCGACTTTAATTGCACCACTATCAATCGGTAAGAATGCGATCACGACAGCAGGTTCTGTGATTACGACGGATGTCTTGCAAGATGATGTCGCATTTGGTCGAGCACGCCAGACAAATAAGAGTGGTCGTGCTAAAAACTTACCAAGTTACCATGAAGACTGA
- a CDS encoding DNA-directed RNA polymerase subunit beta, whose protein sequence is MFKKTIKFLGLRISLILLVVILMVLAIVLGLMLGYGGLGGKNPGDVFRPSIWHDFFSKMSGK, encoded by the coding sequence ATGTTTAAAAAGACGATTAAATTTTTGGGACTACGCATTTCATTAATTTTACTGGTTGTCATTTTAATGGTGCTTGCGATTGTGTTAGGTCTTATGCTGGGGTATGGCGGTCTAGGTGGTAAAAATCCTGGTGATGTTTTTCGACCAAGTATCTGGCATGATTTTTTTAGTAAAATGAGTGGCAAGTAA